A single genomic interval of Eurosta solidaginis isolate ZX-2024a chromosome 3, ASM4086904v1, whole genome shotgun sequence harbors:
- the LOC137243457 gene encoding senecionine N-oxygenase-like produces the protein MMSIAKKRCCVIGAGAAGLCALKYALEYGMEAVAYDKCNEIGGTWVYTEQAVDGCDAAEEVHSSMYDGLRTNLPKEVMDFPDFKFPANMRESYILASDVLKYFQAYAKHFNLMPYIQLQREVMRVRPINDKWEVLTLDLKSNNYITESFDYIFICNGRYTTPSYPKTEGIELYKGHKMHSHVFRKAEAFKDATVLMVGAGRSGMDITHHIYPYAKRVYLSHHLQQKPPVTDFMPNVVQKPLVERYTEDGAIFKDGTQACCTHIIFCTGYNLTIPFLSADCNLQVHDNFVYPLYKHCINIYHPTMCFIGLPIYAYPIQLFDMQMRFIMQYYSGKLQLPSTEDMLADTVCDLAERRERGLPRRKSHVVGERQFDYYDELVALTGIDNIRPVIKKLAPKCSGKFLYDLQNYRKTAFKVIDDENFVQFKLGEV, from the exons ATGATGAGCATTGCAAAAAAACGTTGTTGTGTTATTGGCGCAGGTGCAGCCGGTCTCTGTGCTCTCAAATATGCCCTCGAATATGGCATGGAAGCGGTCGCCTATGATAAATGTAACGAAATTGGAGGTACTTGGGTATATACAGAACAAGCGGTTGATGGATGTGACGCAGCGGAGGAAGTGCATAGCAGCATGTATGATGGTTTGCG CACTAATTTACCGAAAGAAGTAATGGATTTTCCTGACTTTAAATTTCCTGCGAATATGCGTGAGTCCTATATTTTGGCGAGtgatgttttaaaatattttcaagcCTATGCAAAACATTTCAATTTGATGCCATACATCCAATTGCAACGTGAAGTTATGAGAGTGCGTCCTATAAATGACAAATGGGAG GTCTTAACACTCGATCTGAAAAGCAATAACTATATCACAGAATCATTTGATTACATCTTTATATGCAATGGCCGTTACACCACGCCCTCTTATCCTAAAACTGAAGGCATTGAGCTTTACAAAGGTCATAAAATGCACAGTCATGTCTTTCGTAAGGCCGAGGCATTTAAAG ATGCCACCGTCCTAATGGTTGGTGCTGGTCGGAGCGGCATGGACATTACTCATCACATTTATCCATATGCCAAACGCGTCTATCTTAGTCATCATTTACAACAAAAGCCACCAGTAACAGATTTTATGCCGAATGTTGTACAGAAACCATTGGTTGAACGTTACACTGAGGACGGCGCCATATTTAAAGATGGCACACAAGCGTGCTGCACTCACATAATTTTTTGTACCGGTTACAATTTAACAATACCCTTCCTTAGCGCAGATTGTAATTTACAAGTGCACGATAATTTTGTCTATCCACTTTATAAGCATTGCATCAATATTTATCATCCGACAATGTGCTTTATTGGTTTACCCATTTATGCTTATCCCATTCAATTATTCGATATGCAAATGCGTTTCATAATGCAATATTATAGTGGAAAATTGCAACTACCAAGTACGGAGGATATGTTAGCCGATACAGTGTGTGATTTGGCGGAACGCAGAGAACGAGGTTTGCCAAGAAGAAAGTCGCATGTCGTGGGCGAGCGTCAG TTCGATTATTATGATGAGCTGGTGGCATTGACTGGCATCGACAACATCCGCCCAGTAATTAAGAAGCTTGCGCCGAAATGTAGCGGTAAATTTTTGTATGATTTGCAAAATTATCGCAAAACCGCGTTTAAGGTAATAGACGATGAAAACTTTGTACAATTTAAATTAGGTGAAGTTTAA